A DNA window from Lutra lutra chromosome 8, mLutLut1.2, whole genome shotgun sequence contains the following coding sequences:
- the CBX6 gene encoding chromobox protein homolog 6 translates to MELSAVGERVFAAESIIKRRIRKGRIEYLVKWKGWAIKYSTWEPEENILDSRLIAAFEQKERERELYGPKKRGPKPKTFLLKARAQAEALRISDVHFSVKPGVSASSPKLHSSAAVHRLKKDIRRCHRMSRRPLPRPDPQGSSPGLRPPISPFSETVRIINRKVKPREPKRNRIILNLKVIDKGTGGGGGPGQGAGALARPKVPSRNRVIGKSKKFSESILRTQIRHMKFGPFALYNKPPPGPPPPPPAGKADPAAPPSPGLLLAAPAAPFDARSSSSSSCPSPAPQSSSDPHDVPPKLLPETVSPTAPDWREPEVLDLSIPSEAVATSKRVLPDISAATSPALPAAPEPASAASEPEAGDWRPEMSPCSNVVVTDVTSNLLTVTIKEFCNPEDFEKVATGVAGATGGGGSGGVSK, encoded by the exons ATGGAGCTGTCTGCAGTGGGCGAGCGGGTCTTCGCGGCCGAATCCATCATCAAACGGCGGATCCGAAAG GGACGCATCGAGTACCTGGTGAAATGGAAGGGGTGGGCCATCAA GTACAGCACTTGGGAGCCTGAGGAGAACATCCTGGACTCGCGGCTCATTGCAGCCTTCGAGCAGAA GGAGAGGGAGCGTGAGCTGTATGGGCCCAAGAAGAGGGGACCCAAACCCAAAACTTTCCTCCTGAAG GCGCGGGCCCAGGCCGAGGCCCTCCGCATCAGCGATGTGCACTTCTCTGTCAAGCCGGGCGTCAGCGCCTCCTCGCCCAAGCTGCACTCCAGCGCGGCTGTGCACCGGCTCAAGAAGGACATCCGCCGCTGCCACCGCATGTCCCgccgccccctgccccgccctgacccccagggcagcagccccGGCCTGCGCCCCCCTATCTCGCCTTTTTCCGAGACGGTGCGCATCATCAACCGCAAGGTGAAGCCTCGGGAGCCCAAGCGTAACCGCATCATCCTCAATCTGAAAGTCATCGACAAGGGcacgggcggcggcgggggcccTGGGCAGGGGGCCGGAGCACTCGCTCGCCCCAAGGTCCCCTCGAGGAACCGGGTCATCGGCAAGAGCAAGAAGTTCAGCGAGAGCATCCTACGCACCCAGATCCGCCACATGAAGTTCGGCCCCTTCGCGCTGTACAATAAGCCCCCGCCCGGCCCTCCGCCTCCCCCGCCGGCGGGGAAGGCTGACCCTGcggcccctcccagcccagggctgctCCTGGCTGCCCCTGCGGCCCCCTTTGATGCCCGCAGctccagctcctccagctgcCCCTCGCCAGCACCGCAGTCCTCATCGGACCCCCACGATGTGCCCCCCAAGCTGCTCCCTGAGACCGTGAGCCCCACTGCTCCCGACTGGCGGGAGCCGGAAGTGCTTGACCTGTCCATCCCTTCTGAGGCCGTGGCCACCAGCAAGCGGGTGCTTCCCGACATCTCTGCTGCCACCAGCCCAGCGCTGCCCGCGGCCCCGGAGCCTGCCAGTGCTGCCTCCGAGCCTGAAGCTGGGGACTGGCGCCCTGAGATGTCACCCTGCTCCAATGTGGTTGTCACCGATGTCACCAGCAACCTTCTGACAGTCACTATCAAGGAATTCTGCAACCCCGAGGATTTCGAGAAGGTGGCTACTGGAGTAGCAGGTGCCACTGGGGGTGGTGGCAGCGGTGGGGTGAGCAAGTGA